In Armatimonadota bacterium, the genomic window GCCCGGGCCACATCGTAGGCGTACTTCCGGAGGTTGGGGTGGGCGGCCGGATGGCTGGGCGGAATCCAGGAGTGCGCCACGGGCTGGCGGCCGCCCGGACAGGAGATCTCGGCCAGGGCGGTGCGGTCCAGGGCGTGGGCGATGGCCTGGCGGACGCGCCGGTCCCTGAACCACTCGTTGTCCAGGTTGAAGTCCAGCCGTTCCCAGATCATCGCCTCCCGGTAGTGTCCCACCACCGCAGGGTTGCGGCGCTCGATCTGCTCCATCTGGGTGCAGCCGAAGTTGTTGATCTCGGTGGCGTGCACGTCGCCGCTGATCTGGTTGGCCATGAGGACCGTGGAGTCGAGGATGAACCGGAAGACCATCCGCCGAATGGCCGGCCTCCCCAGCGGCCAGCGGTCGTTGGCCTCCAGGGTGATGTGGCTGCCCGGGACCCACTCCACGAAGCGGTAGGGGCCGTTGCCCACGGGGGCCCGCCAGTAGGGATGCCGCTCCAGCGTCTCCGGGCTCTTCAGGTACGCGGCCTGCAGGATGTGCCGCGGGTAGACGAAGTTGAAGCCGAAGGGCAGGCTGTTGGCGAAGGGCCAGCGCTCGTTCCACTGCACGATGATGGTGTAAGGGTCGTTGGGGTTGGGGATCAGGATGTTGTCCACCTTGTTCACGACGAAGCGGGCCACCCGCGGGGTGCGGGGATTGCGCGCCATCTGATAGGTGAAGACGTAGTCCAGCGCGGTGACCGGGCGGCCGTCGTGCCAGGTGAAACCGCGCTTGAGTTTCCAGGTCACCCGCATCTTGTTGTCGGGCAGCAGGACCCAGTCGCCGTCTTTGAGGGAGGGCAGCTTCTCCACCATGATGGGGGTGCGGACCCATTTGTCCGTGAAGGGCGCGACGTAGCCGAAGAGAGGGTTGTGGATCACCCCGGCCACGGCCATGATCGTGAACAGCCCGAGCTGGTCCGGCTCCTGGGCCAATCCGACGACCACCGTCTCGCGACCGGCCGGACCGGCCGCCGCCGGCCCCCCTGGTGCGAGAAGTGCGGCGGGAGCCGCCAGCAGGATCACGACAGCCAGGATCCGTCTCATCCCCGCTCCCCTCCCTCCCCTGTGGTGCACCGCGGCCGCACCGGGGGGCTCCTCACTTACACCCGCAGGCGCGGATCGAGCGCATCCCGCAACCCGTCCCCCAGAAAGTTGAAACTCAGGACGGTGACGAAGATGAACAGTCCCGGAAACACCGCCAGGTACGGCGCGTTCCAGATATACTCCTGGGCGCGCTGCAGCATGTTGCCCCAGGAAGGCGTCGGCGGGGCGATCCCCAGGCCCAGAAAGCTCAATGCCGATTCGCCCAGGATCGCCCCACCGACGGCCAGGGTGGCGGCGACAATGACCGGGGCCAACGCATTGGGCAGCAGGTGCCGGAGGATCACCCGTGCCTCGCTCGCCCCCATGGCCTGCGCCGCCTGGACGAACTCCAGGGTCCGCAGGGAGAGTACCTGCCCCCGCACCAGGCGGGCCACCCCGGTCCACCCGAAGGCGGTGAAGATCAGGATGATGCGCGAGACACCCCCGCCGGGAATGAGGGCGGCCAGGATCAGGTACAGCGGGAGCGTGGGGATGGACAGGAGCACATCCACGAGGCGCATCAACGCCGCGTCTACCATTCCCCCGTAGAACCCGCTGACCGCGCCGACCACCATCCCGATGACGGCGACGTTGACGGCGACGACATAGCCGACGGTCAGCGAGATCCGCCCCGCGTACATGATCCGGGTCAGCACATCCCGACCCAGCTCGTCGGTCCCGAACCAGTGGCCGCTCCCGGGCGGCGCCCAGCGCGCGCCCAGACTGAGCTGGTCGAAGGCATAGGGGGCGAGCCAGGGCGCCAGCAGCGCCATGGCGCTCAGCCCGGCGGCGATCGCGCCTCCGACCATGGCCAGCCGGTGTTTGCGAAACCGCCGCCAGGCCACCTGCCAGTAGGACTGCCCCACCGGCGTCTCCCGCCGGGCCGCCCCGGGGAGGAGTTCCCGGCCCAGGATCGGGGTGTCATTCATAGCGGATCCTCGGGTCCACCAGGGCGTAGGCCACGTCGGCGACCAGGTTGGCCAGCAGCGTGGCCACGGCCAGGAACATCAGCACCGCCATGGCCACGGCGTGGTCGTGACCGAGCACGGCCTGGAACAGCAGCAGCCCCATCCCGGGCCAGGAGAAGATCGTCTCGGTGACGACCGCGCCGTCGAGGACCGCGGGGATGCTCAGCGCCAGCAGCGTGACAATGGGAATCAGCGCGTTGCGCAGCGCGTGGCGGCGCGTGACCAGCGTCTCGGGCAGCCCCTTGCTCCGGGCGGTCCTGATGTAATCCTGACGGACGACCTCCAGCATCGCGCTCCGGCTGTAGCGGACCCAGGTGGCCATGCCCGCGGCGGCCAGGACGAGGGTCGGCAGCACCAGATGGCGCAGCCGGTCGACGACCGTGGGCCAGCCGGGCTCCACCCCCGGGGTCATCATCCCCCCGGCGGGGAAGACCGGCAGCCACACGGCGAACACCAGGATGACAAGGATCCCCAGCCAGAACACCGGCATGGCCAGTCCGGCGAAGGAGAGCAGCGTCGCCAGGTAGTCGACGACCGAGTACTGGTGCAGGGCGGAGTAGAGGCCCACGCTCACGCCCAGGGTGAAGGCGATGAGGAAGGCGGCGGTCAGCAGCTGCAGGGTGTTGCCCAGCCGCTGTCGGATGAGCCGGGTCACCGGCTGTCCGTAGGTCCGTGAGATCCCGAGATCTCCTTTCACCACCGTGCGCAGCCACTTGACGTACCGCACCCCCACCGGATCGTCGAGGCCGTAGTACTCGCGAAGGCGTCGGATATCTTCGGGCTCCAGATCCGGCTGGGTCGCGGCGATGATCTCCACCGGATCGCCCGGCGTGTACACCAGGAGGGTGAACAGCAGCACGGACAGCCCGGCCAGCACCACCAGGCTCTGCAGGAGCCGCCGCCCCACGTACCGGGACATCGCGCCGCCATCCGGTCAGATCTTCAGCCGCGGGTCCAGCGCATCGCGCAGCCCGTCCCCGAAAAAGTTGAAGCACAGCACCGTCAGGAAGATCATCATCCCGGGCCAGAAGGCCAGCCAGGGCGAGGTCCACAGGTACGACTGGGCGTTCTGCAGCATGTTCCCCCACGACGGGGTCGGGGGCTGGATCCCCACGCCGAAATAGGAGAGCGCCGCCTCGGTGAGGATCGCGCCGCCCACATCCAGGGTCGCGGCGACGATGATCGGCGCCATGGCGTTGGGCAGGAGGTGGCGGAAGATGATCCGCGTCTCGCTGGCGCCCAGGGCCCGGGCCGCGTCGGTGTAGTCCAGGTGCTTGAGCTTCAGGATCTCCCCGCGGACGAGGCGGGAGGTCACGGTCCAACCGAAGAGGCCGATGATGATGATGATGGCGAGCAGCCCGCCGCCGAAGTAGCGCCCCAGCAGCAGCAGCACCCCGAACACCGGCAGGGTGAGCACGATGTCGGTCAGGCGCATCAGGATGTTATCCACCAGGCCCCCGTAGAACCCCGCCACCACGCCCACCAGCGTGCCCAGGGCCACGGCGGAGAAGGCGGCGGCGAACCCCACGAGCAGGGAGACCCGCCCGGCGTACAGGAGGCGGGTGAGCACGTCGTGCCCCAGATCGTCCGTCCCGAGGAGGTGCCCGGCCCGGAAGGGACCGGCGAACCGGTTCAGCAGGTCGATCTGCTCGAAACGGTAGGGCGCGATCCAGGGGGCGAAGACGGCCGAGGCGATGAGGACGACGATCACGACGAGCCCGCCCATGGCCAGGCGGTGCCGGCGCAGACGACGCCAGGCGATCTGCCAGTACCCCTCCCCGGCCTGCGCCGGAGCGGCCGGCGCGAGGGAGGCGAGCGTGGCGGCGTTCCGGGCCATCGGATCCTCCCCTCAGTCGTATCGGATGCGCGGATCGAGCAGGGCGTAGCCGATGTCCGCGATCAGGTTGAAGACCAGAACCAGCACCGCCAGGAACATCAACACCGCCTGGGCGGCGACGTAGTCCCCGCCGATCACCGAGTCCACCAGCAGCCGGCCGACGCCCGGCCAGGCAAAGACCGTCTCGGTGATCGGCGCGCCGGCGAAGAGGCCGGAGATAGACAGGGCCACGATCGTCACCAGGGGGATGAGGGCGTTGCGCAGGGCGTGCTTGTTGATCACGGTCCGCTCGGCCAGCCCCTTGCTCCGCGCCGTGCGCACGTAGTCCTGGCGAATCACCTCCAGCATGCTGGAGCGGGTGTAGCGCGTGTAGGTGGCCATGGACAGCAGGGCCAGGACGATGCTGGGCAGGAGCATGTAGCGCAGCCGGTCCAGATAAAAGGGCAGCCCGCCGGCGACCCCCGGCGTGCTGATCCCGCCCGGCGGCAGGACCAGCCAGGAGAGCGCGGGGAGGGCCGTCCACGGGTGCCAGACGGCGAACAGGTAGATCATCATGATGCCGAACCAGAAGACGGGGATGCTCACGCCGAAGAAGGTGAAGGTCGTGGCCAGGTAGTCGAGGGGCGAGTACTGGTGCAACGCGGAGTAAATACCCACGGGCACGGCCACGACCAGGGCCAGCACGAAGGCGGTGACGGTCAACCACAGGCTGTTGCCGATGCGGTCGCGCATCAGGTGCGTGACCGGCTCCTTGTAGGTGCGGGAGAAGCCCAGGTCGCCGCGGAGGGTGCGCCCCAGCCACTTCACGTAGCGGATGTGGATCGGCTGGTCCAGCCCGTAGATGCGCTTCAGGCGCGCCACGTCCTGGGGCTTGACGCGCGGGTCGCTGGCGATCAACAGGTCCACGGGGTCGCCCGGGGCCAGGGTCAGCAGGGCAAACATCAGGATGGAGATGCCCAGGGCGATGGGGACCATCTGCAGGAGCCGGCGGAGAATGTAACGCTGCACTGGGCTCGGGCGTCCTTTCGCCTCGCGATCGGCGGGGGCCAGACGGCCCCCGCCGATCGCGCTTCAGCTCCTCCCTACTGCCAGAACCACCGGTGGGCGTTCCAGGTCTCGTAGGTGCCCGACAACTGCACCGCGGTGAAGCCCTGCAGTCCCGGCTTCGCCGCCGCCACCGAGGCCCGGATGTACAGCGGCAGAGCCGGGATGTCGCGGGAGAACAGCTGCACGGTCTGGTTCAGCAGCTGGTTCCGCTTCGCCTCGTCCACCTCGCGGCTCGCCGCCTTGCACAGCCGGTCCATCTCGGCGTTCTTGTAGCCCGGGTAGTTCTGGCCGGCCCAGCCGTTGCCCTCGTTGGGGATCCCGTCGGAGGTGTACAGCTGGTCGCAGTCGCTGGTCGGAGACATGACCCAGGCGTACATGGCCAGGCCCGGGAACTTCCGCCGGTTGGTGATCTCGCCGAAGTACACCCGGGCAGGGTAGTTCTGGATCTTGATCTCGATGCCGATCTCGCGCAGGTTCTGCTGGATGATCTGCTCCACCTGCTCGCGCACGCGGTTGCCCGCGGTCGTGTTCAGCTCGAAGGAGAGCCGCTGGCCCTGGGCGTTGCGCATCACGCCGTCGGGACCGGGGCTGAAGCCGGCCTCCTGGAGCAGGGCCCGGGCCCGGGCCGGATCATAGGGGTACTTGGTCACCCCCTGATCGCCCCGCGGGTAGCCGGGGTGCTTGGTCGGCAGGTAGCTGTGGGAGACGGGCTGCTTGCCGCCGAACAGCTGCTGGACCATCTGCTCCCGGTTGATGCCGTGGGCGATGGCCCGGCGCACGCGGACGTCGGCGAGCAGCGGGTTGTCCAGCATGAAGTCGATGTGCTCCCAGATCAGGCCTTCCTCGAAGAAGACCTTGAAGCGCCCGGCCGCCTGGCGCTCCAGCTGCACCGCCTGGTCGAAGGTGATGCCGATGGTGCCGATGGCGTCGATGGCGCCGGAGAGCATGTTGGCCACCAGGGCGTTGGTGTCGGGGATGAACCGCCAGGTGATGCGCCGGATCTTCGGCGTGCCGAAGAGCTTGTGGTTCGGCACCGCCTCCACGGTCATTGAGGCGCCCTTGCGCCACTCCACGAGTTTGTAGGCGCCGTCGCCGATGGTGATCGCCGGATCGTTCCCGTAGGGCGCTTCGTTGAGCTTGCTCGGGTTGGCCCGGTAGTACTTCTCCAGGACGTGGCGCGGCAGCGCCCCGTACTCCGTGATCGTCAGGTTGGCGTAGGCGTACCGCTCCTTCCAGTTCACGGTGATGTCGGTGCCGCTGGCCCCTTTGGTGCAGACGATGTTGCTGATCCGGTTGGTCAGGTCGCGGACGATGACCGGGACCTGCTCGTTGCGCGCGACGTTGTGGGTGAAGACGAAGTCGGCGCAGGTCACGGGCCGTCCGTCCGACCAGTTGCGGGGCTTGATCTTCCAGACCAGCGTCATGCGATCGCCGTCCAGCTTCCAGGTGCCGTCCTTGAGATTGGGAATAGCCTCGACCCCCTGGGCGAACAGCTTCCAGGTGTTGTCGCGCTCGATGTCGCTGACAAAGATCGTGTCGAGCACGGCGACCGCGGCCGCCATCTCGGCGAACATCGGGTTGAGGAAGTCGGGCTCCTGCGACATGCCGATGACCACCTGGTCGCGCCCGGCCGCCGGGCCCGTCTGCTGGGCCCGCGCCGCCTGCCAGGGCACGAGCGTCAGCGTCAGCAGCAGGGCGAGCAGAAGCAGACTCCACTGGCGTCTGGCACGCATTGCACTCCTCCTCTGCCTGTCAGAGTTGCTCCCGGGGTGCCCGGGCGCACGGTAGGGGAACCGCATCGTGGGTCCCGTCCACCACCCCCCTCCAAGGTGCAGCCACTTCGCAGGGCGCTAGTGCAGACCGCGGATCACCCACTCCATAGGATTGATGGTCAGTTCCGGATGGGTCTCCGGCACCTCGCGCCGCCCGGGCGCGACGGCGATCTCTTCGGCGGAGACGCGGGAGGCCCGCTGGGCCACCTGGAGCCGGGCCGAGCGCCGCGGGCGGGCTGCGGCGGGGGGCTGCCCCCTGACGGTGCTCCGCTCCAGGAAGGCGTCCACGTCGGCCTTGCGGATGCGGTAGGCCTTGCCCAGCCGGGCCGCCGGGATGCGCCCTTCCCGGATGTACCGGTAGACGGTCAGCTTGTTCAGCTGCAGGTAGGCGGCCACCTGTTCAACGGTCATCAGATCGGTGGTCATCGTATGACCCTCTCCCGGCACTCAATTACATACATCAGCATACAATACGTACACTATTATTTCCTGGTTCCCGGCCCGCCCCCTCTTCGCTAGCTCGTCCGCAGCCGGGGGTCAAAGGCGTCCCGCAGGCCGTCGCCCAGGAAGTTGTAGGCCACTACCGCGGCGATGATGAACAGGCCGGGGAACAACAGCCAGGGCGAACGGCTCAGGTTCACCAGGTTGGCCCCGGCCGAGAGCAGGTTCCCCCACGACGAACAGGGCTCCCGCACCCCCAGACCGAGGAAGCTCAGGCCGGACTCCCCCAGGATGGCCCCGGGGATGGACAGGCTGGCCACGACGATGACCAGGGAGGCGGTGTTGGGCAGGACATGGCGCAGGATGATGCGCAGGTCGTCCAGCCCCATCGCCTTCGCCGCCAGGATGTACTCCCGCTCCTTCAGGGAGAGCACGTACCCCCGAATCAGCCGCGAGAACCCGGCCCAGCCGATGAAACTGAGGATGAGCACGATGAGGTAGAAACGCGTCGTGCAGCCGACGTTGGTGGGCAGGACGGCGCTCAGGGTGAGCAGCAGGTAGAAGGCGGGGAAGGCGATGATCACCTCGGCCAGCCGCATCATGATGTTGTCCACGCGACCGCCGTAGTAGCCGGCGATGCCGCCGTAGACCATGCCGATGGGGATGGTCACGGCCACGACCAGGATGCCGACGATGAGCGAGACCCGGCTGCCGTACAGGATGCGCGAGAGGAGATCCCGACCGAAGCCGTCCGTCCCCAGGAGGAACAGCCGGGCCGGCTCGTCCACCCCCAGGAGGCGGATCCGACTGGGGATCACCCAGAACAGGCGGTAGGGCTCGCCGCGGACGAAGAACCGGATCGGGTAGGTGGTGCTGCGGTCTTCGGCAAAGACCCGCAGCCCCGGGTCGACCAGCGTCGTGTTGTAGACGAAGGGGCGCCAGTGGAACCGTCCCTGCGCGTCGCGGAAGCGCGGCACCGTCGGCGGGTGGTAGAACTTGGCGCGGTCGTTGTAGTCCAGGGAGTACGGGGCGAGGAAGTCGGCGAAGAGCGCCATGGTGTACAGGACGATGAGGATGATCCCGCCGACCATAGCCAGGCGGTGCTTGCGGAGCTGCCGCCAGGCCAGCTGCAGAGGGCTGCGCGCCGCCAGGCGCTGGTCGTCCGCCAGGGACCGGGGCCGTTCCATGGGAAGGCGTTCTGTGACCATGGGTCTCAGTCGTACCGGATCCGCGGATCGGCCACGGCGAGCAGGATGTCGGCCACCAGGTTGCCCAGGACGAGGGTCACGCCCCCGATGACCAGGCTGCCCATGACGACGTAGAGGTCCTTGCGCGTGACGGCGTCCAGGATGAGCTGCCCCAGTCCCGGCCAGCCCACGACGTTCTCCAGGATGGCGGAGCCGCTGAGCAACCCGCCCAGCTCCAGCCCGAACAGGGTGATCAGCGGATTGATGGCGTTGCGCACGGCGTGTTTGTAGATCACCACGCGGTCGGCCAGCCCCTTGGAGCGCGCCGTGCGCACGTAGTCCTGGCGCAGCACCTCCAGCAGGTTGGCCCGCATCTGCCGCATCAGGCCGGCCACGGCGAGGAAGGCCAGCACCGAGGCGGGGATGATGATGTGCCGGGCGACGTCCAGGACCTTCCCCCACCAGGGCAGCAGGGCGTAGTCCAGGCTGGTCATGCCGCCGATGGGCAGCAGGCGCGTGACGAAGGCCAGGTAGAGCAGCAGCAGGCCGGAGAAGAAGGTCGGGGTGCTGATGCCGATATAGGCGATGAAGGAGAAGAGGTTGTCGGTGGCGCTGTACTGGCGCGTCGCGGCGTGGATGCCGATGGGCACGGCCACGAGCCAGGCGATGACCAGGGCCACGACGTTGAGCAGGAGGGTGTTGAGCAGGCGGGACTGGATCAGCCACAGCACCGGCACCTGAAAGGCGAAGGAGTAGCCGAAGTCGCCGCGGACGACGTTGCTCAGCCACCGCAGGTACTGGATGTGGAGGGGCTGATCGAGGCCGAAGTTGGCGCGCATCTGGTCCACCGTCTCCTGGGAGACGACCGGATTCAGGCGGATCTCGGCCAGAAAGTCGCCCGGGGACAGCTGGATGATGAGGAAGGACAGGACCGTGATCCCCAGGAGGAGCGGGATCAGCTGCAGCAGGCGGCGGACGATGTGGCGCAGCACGGATCGTCACAGGCGCCACCGGAGGGGCCGGAGACCGGCCCCTCCGGTGCGCCGGCGGGCGGCTACCTCAGGACCTGCTTGTAGTACAGGGTGTCGATGGGTCCGATCGCCCCCTGCAGCCCGATGGGGGTGACGTTGCCCATGGTGTTGCGCACCGCGGGCTGCGTCTTTGGGTAGCTGAAGTAGAGGATCGGCACCTGCTCGGCCACCACCTGCTGCCAGCGCAGGTAGAACTGCTTGCGC contains:
- a CDS encoding ABC transporter permease; this translates as MERPRSLADDQRLAARSPLQLAWRQLRKHRLAMVGGIILIVLYTMALFADFLAPYSLDYNDRAKFYHPPTVPRFRDAQGRFHWRPFVYNTTLVDPGLRVFAEDRSTTYPIRFFVRGEPYRLFWVIPSRIRLLGVDEPARLFLLGTDGFGRDLLSRILYGSRVSLIVGILVVAVTIPIGMVYGGIAGYYGGRVDNIMMRLAEVIIAFPAFYLLLTLSAVLPTNVGCTTRFYLIVLILSFIGWAGFSRLIRGYVLSLKEREYILAAKAMGLDDLRIILRHVLPNTASLVIVVASLSIPGAILGESGLSFLGLGVREPCSSWGNLLSAGANLVNLSRSPWLLFPGLFIIAAVVAYNFLGDGLRDAFDPRLRTS
- a CDS encoding ABC transporter permease; this translates as MARNAATLASLAPAAPAQAGEGYWQIAWRRLRRHRLAMGGLVVIVVLIASAVFAPWIAPYRFEQIDLLNRFAGPFRAGHLLGTDDLGHDVLTRLLYAGRVSLLVGFAAAFSAVALGTLVGVVAGFYGGLVDNILMRLTDIVLTLPVFGVLLLLGRYFGGGLLAIIIIIGLFGWTVTSRLVRGEILKLKHLDYTDAARALGASETRIIFRHLLPNAMAPIIVAATLDVGGAILTEAALSYFGVGIQPPTPSWGNMLQNAQSYLWTSPWLAFWPGMMIFLTVLCFNFFGDGLRDALDPRLKI
- a CDS encoding ABC transporter permease, coding for MNDTPILGRELLPGAARRETPVGQSYWQVAWRRFRKHRLAMVGGAIAAGLSAMALLAPWLAPYAFDQLSLGARWAPPGSGHWFGTDELGRDVLTRIMYAGRISLTVGYVVAVNVAVIGMVVGAVSGFYGGMVDAALMRLVDVLLSIPTLPLYLILAALIPGGGVSRIILIFTAFGWTGVARLVRGQVLSLRTLEFVQAAQAMGASEARVILRHLLPNALAPVIVAATLAVGGAILGESALSFLGLGIAPPTPSWGNMLQRAQEYIWNAPYLAVFPGLFIFVTVLSFNFLGDGLRDALDPRLRV
- a CDS encoding helix-turn-helix domain-containing protein, with amino-acid sequence MTTDLMTVEQVAAYLQLNKLTVYRYIREGRIPAARLGKAYRIRKADVDAFLERSTVRGQPPAAARPRRSARLQVAQRASRVSAEEIAVAPGRREVPETHPELTINPMEWVIRGLH
- a CDS encoding peptide ABC transporter substrate-binding protein; the protein is MRARRQWSLLLLALLLTLTLVPWQAARAQQTGPAAGRDQVVIGMSQEPDFLNPMFAEMAAAVAVLDTIFVSDIERDNTWKLFAQGVEAIPNLKDGTWKLDGDRMTLVWKIKPRNWSDGRPVTCADFVFTHNVARNEQVPVIVRDLTNRISNIVCTKGASGTDITVNWKERYAYANLTITEYGALPRHVLEKYYRANPSKLNEAPYGNDPAITIGDGAYKLVEWRKGASMTVEAVPNHKLFGTPKIRRITWRFIPDTNALVANMLSGAIDAIGTIGITFDQAVQLERQAAGRFKVFFEEGLIWEHIDFMLDNPLLADVRVRRAIAHGINREQMVQQLFGGKQPVSHSYLPTKHPGYPRGDQGVTKYPYDPARARALLQEAGFSPGPDGVMRNAQGQRLSFELNTTAGNRVREQVEQIIQQNLREIGIEIKIQNYPARVYFGEITNRRKFPGLAMYAWVMSPTSDCDQLYTSDGIPNEGNGWAGQNYPGYKNAEMDRLCKAASREVDEAKRNQLLNQTVQLFSRDIPALPLYIRASVAAAKPGLQGFTAVQLSGTYETWNAHRWFWQ
- a CDS encoding ABC transporter permease, which produces MQRYILRRLLQMVPIALGISILMFALLTLAPGDPVDLLIASDPRVKPQDVARLKRIYGLDQPIHIRYVKWLGRTLRGDLGFSRTYKEPVTHLMRDRIGNSLWLTVTAFVLALVVAVPVGIYSALHQYSPLDYLATTFTFFGVSIPVFWFGIMMIYLFAVWHPWTALPALSWLVLPPGGISTPGVAGGLPFYLDRLRYMLLPSIVLALLSMATYTRYTRSSMLEVIRQDYVRTARSKGLAERTVINKHALRNALIPLVTIVALSISGLFAGAPITETVFAWPGVGRLLVDSVIGGDYVAAQAVLMFLAVLVLVFNLIADIGYALLDPRIRYD
- a CDS encoding peptide ABC transporter substrate-binding protein, translated to MRRILAVVILLAAPAALLAPGGPAAAGPAGRETVVVGLAQEPDQLGLFTIMAVAGVIHNPLFGYVAPFTDKWVRTPIMVEKLPSLKDGDWVLLPDNKMRVTWKLKRGFTWHDGRPVTALDYVFTYQMARNPRTPRVARFVVNKVDNILIPNPNDPYTIIVQWNERWPFANSLPFGFNFVYPRHILQAAYLKSPETLERHPYWRAPVGNGPYRFVEWVPGSHITLEANDRWPLGRPAIRRMVFRFILDSTVLMANQISGDVHATEINNFGCTQMEQIERRNPAVVGHYREAMIWERLDFNLDNEWFRDRRVRQAIAHALDRTALAEISCPGGRQPVAHSWIPPSHPAAHPNLRKYAYDVARARALLQEAGFTMGPDGVLRDGAGKRFEITIMTTAGNAVREQVEQVMKEQLKQVGIDLRIDNRPASVFLGPVVSRRQFPHLAMYASLFSPELTEFDRFHSSMIPSEQNAWQGNNRTGWRHAENDRIWEQLNAELDDTRRIALFRRQQEIFAEELPMIPLYFRLSLTTNMRALRNIRPTGLGTFYIPWNAWEWTWGER
- a CDS encoding ABC transporter permease — translated: MSRYVGRRLLQSLVVLAGLSVLLFTLLVYTPGDPVEIIAATQPDLEPEDIRRLREYYGLDDPVGVRYVKWLRTVVKGDLGISRTYGQPVTRLIRQRLGNTLQLLTAAFLIAFTLGVSVGLYSALHQYSVVDYLATLLSFAGLAMPVFWLGILVILVFAVWLPVFPAGGMMTPGVEPGWPTVVDRLRHLVLPTLVLAAAGMATWVRYSRSAMLEVVRQDYIRTARSKGLPETLVTRRHALRNALIPIVTLLALSIPAVLDGAVVTETIFSWPGMGLLLFQAVLGHDHAVAMAVLMFLAVATLLANLVADVAYALVDPRIRYE
- a CDS encoding ABC transporter permease, with the protein product MLRHIVRRLLQLIPLLLGITVLSFLIIQLSPGDFLAEIRLNPVVSQETVDQMRANFGLDQPLHIQYLRWLSNVVRGDFGYSFAFQVPVLWLIQSRLLNTLLLNVVALVIAWLVAVPIGIHAATRQYSATDNLFSFIAYIGISTPTFFSGLLLLYLAFVTRLLPIGGMTSLDYALLPWWGKVLDVARHIIIPASVLAFLAVAGLMRQMRANLLEVLRQDYVRTARSKGLADRVVIYKHAVRNAINPLITLFGLELGGLLSGSAILENVVGWPGLGQLILDAVTRKDLYVVMGSLVIGGVTLVLGNLVADILLAVADPRIRYD